The following is a genomic window from Mus pahari chromosome 1, PAHARI_EIJ_v1.1, whole genome shotgun sequence.
ATCAGagccagaaaatgaaaagagcttTTAAGAATAGAGAGTAAAATGTTGCCAGATGGAAAACAGCAAGTGTACTCATCCTTATAATCTCAGTAAAGAAAAAGCAAGTCAGAGCAATTCAAGCATGGTTCATGTAACATAGAAAAGTGTTAGAATTCTACTCTGAATGGGATGGAaggtattaaaatatttcaataggaGTAACCTagtatgaaaatgttttaaatatcatttgTTATACAAACAACTTGTCTCATGAACTCCATAAGGTATAATAACTACCAACTTGGAATGACTATTGCCATTGCCAGGAGAAGCcaaaaactagcaggtgatcttcctgaacTGGTTTCCCCATAGACTATAAGCTATAAGCCTATGACAGACTTGCTCCTTTAGGAAAGTCTGAGAAAATTACATTTGAGGAAATATTCCTgctgttaattttatatatatatatatatatatatatatatatatatatatatattatctttagATAGTAGCTCAcacttttgagcagatttctgcagaataaCAAAGTTGTACTGTTTTAttgtgatgctatatagacaaataaataatttcttaattcttaattatgattctataaaaatttaaaaattatattagtaatttttaaactttcttataGTTGGACTGATATTAAGCCCTCTCTGATAATCAAAATTACAATGAGAACTCTGACAGTCTTCAATTGTCATGAGTTATTTGTGTCTGAGATAGAAAGCACAGATTTACAAcctagagcacattccaagaggttgtaaaacaatcaAAGACCATAAAAGAACTAACAATTTAATGTAGgtacaaggacagaagataaaaaaaaatggactggGTTTATCAACATGAAATTTCAATGACAACTTGGTTATATTCTTTAGTTCTCCATGATCCTGAAGAGCTCATTTAGCCAGGTAATTACTCTTAGTGAATATACATGTAAACATCTCCATTGTAATCTTCTTATTcaattcattatttaaatttatgtgaAAACTTGTGGTGAATTTTTTACCATGAGATCATGTATtgtgaaatatgtatatatgctgaGAACAAAAAGATCTCAGAGAACTTTTTAGAGAGCAAGAAAAGATCCTTTTAGAAAGAACGTTTTTGGGGAACTTTATAGAGAGCACAGATATCAAGGACTGTTTTAGAtatagaacttaaaaataaagattaaaatcacttttcaatgTATTCTCCTTTTTTCTATGACTTTCACTAGAGTTAGAGCCAGCCAACTTCCTGCAGAGAAGGGGCATAGGGGTATTATTTAATACTCTGATGTTAGGCTACAAGTATTACTTGCCTAAGCCAGTGGTTTTTAACCCTCAGAATGAACAAGAAATTGTATAGGACTTTTGGAAGTTATTATCAAGCATTAAGTATAGTTGAACAGCTAGAAGACCTGAGACCATCAGTATTTAAAGCTATACCTATGTCTGACTCTGTGTCCCATTATTAGCCATTCCAGGCTGGGCAGGCTCTCAGTATGCTATACTGACACAAATCTTATAGGAGTAACCAAACACTTTCTGACTGAATCTAATGCTAATTCCAGAATGTAAAATCCATGCCTAATACCACTCTCAGGGACAAACTCGTGTATAAAGGTTAAATGCTCTAGCAAAGGATCTACCACCATTTTATTATGAAATGGAAATAGTGTTAAACCACTTTGAAATGATGCATCATTATACCAGTAGATTACCATACTCCCCAAGCATCATAAGAGAAAACTTGTTGTTTTGCTCACCAATATTCAGATAATTAGAGATTGTTGAAGATACAGCTCTAATTGGGACACTCATTTCACTCCCCTCTACTCTACAACCAAAGAAGTTACTGTCAAAGTGTAGGTAAAAGATTtcaagagacagaggtgggaatgATTGCAAAAACACTTTTCAATGATTACAAAGAAACGCTTTAAACAGGCACAACAGAATGTTTGCAGATGTGAACTCTCATGGGAGCTGTGTCAGTGTGTTTGAGCTCAAGCCATACAAAAGCCCAAcatggaactgggaggagaaatTGACAACTGATACTTGCCAGGAGAATGAGACTCAATTATCTTTAAGGAATTGTCTTTGCCTATATACCAGAGTATATAAAGACAGCACAAGTATTAACTGACAAAGAGAACATGGAGTTGGAACAGGGAGCTATAGAATTAAGATGAGgtaaggaggggggggggacgacACAAATACTTTGTGTAAAATTCTCTAAGACcaattttaaagtacaaaaatGGGAAATGCAATAAACATAGTTATATATCTTGGGAGGAAAATGAGATGAGAAAAGAGTAGTAAAATGACTAATAACCAAACCTGAGATGGTAGTCACATGGGGCTTGCATGATTTCTAGTATTACTTTACAGTTATAAAACAACAGATTACTTTAAGAAAGTGTTTTCTTACcaagctgtctcctcagagcatCCTTAATCTCATTATTTCTGAGGCTGTAGATGAGGGGATTCAACATGGGGATCACAACCATGTAGAACACAGACACCACCTTGTTCTGGTTAGTAGGGTAGCTGGACTTGGGcatcacataaataaatgtgattgtCCCATAGAATAGAGTGACTGCTGTGAGATGGGAGGTGCATGTGGAAAAGGCCTTCTGTCGCCCCTCCGTGGAGCTCATCTTTAGGATGGTGATAAGGATGTAGGAATAGGAGATGACTATGATAAACACTGTCAGCATAGTAACTGAGCCAGCAGAACATGAAACAAGAGCTACAGAGACACTGATATCAGAACAGGACAGCTCAGCTAAAGGagcaaaatcacagaaaaaatgttcaactctATTTGAAccacagaatagaaaagaaaaaaaggaaaccataGCAAAGGAAGCATTAAGAAGACCTCCTATATAAGATCCCACAACCAACTGGACACAGACTTGTGTGGACATCTTGATGGAATAAAGCAGTGGGTTGCAGATTGCCACGAAGCGATCATAAGCCATGGTAGCCAAAAGGAAACATTCAACTGACCCAAAGATATCTCCAAAGCTGAGCTGTATGCCACATCCAAGGCAGGAGATGGTATTTCTCTCCACCATGAAGTTAACAAGCATATTGGGTGTGACAGAAGATGAAATGCCTATATCTACAGAAGCCAAGTGGCtaagaaaaaagtacatggggtgatggagctgggaagagacTCTGATGAGAAGGATGGTGCTGAGGTTCCCAGAGACAGTTACCAGGTAAATGCACAGGATGATGGTGAAGAGGATGACTCTAAGAACTGGGTCATCTGTTAAGCCTAACAAAAGGAACTCTGTCACTGCAGTGTGGTTTCCATCCTCCTGGAAAGCCATGAGATAGTGTAGCTGCTGTCAGTTCAAAGCTGTGATGAAGAAAGTACAGAAAGAGATTTATAAGTAggtctctcttcctttcatttaatACTAAATAACAGGaacattaataatatattatttaaaatagcataAATAATGGATGCTTTACTGAGATTGTCATTGTTTGTGCATTTATGTGTCTGTTGCCTGGATGTTATATGTGTACACTTTTGAGGGTCATGTTAGTTTTGGGTCTTAccaatggatggataaataaggAATCTTTGAAAACTGGAGGTAGCTGGGAAGAGTGGAAGGAGGAGAaattatgactttaaaaaatactgcatgagagaaaaaaaatctattttcaatgaataaaaacagaatctTAGTTTTATACAAAATCACTCTTAACAATTTGCTTATGTAAATATGaggtgtttattttttcttttgttacataTTTGTCTGATTGCATCTGATTTCTGTTTATACAATGCTTGGGAATATAGtgtattttctaagaaaaaatatctaaatttaccagagaaataaaaaaaatcttacctcTTGAAATAAGAATTCA
Proteins encoded in this region:
- the LOC110327881 gene encoding olfactory receptor 497-like, whose translation is MAFQEDGNHTAVTEFLLLGLTDDPVLRVILFTIILCIYLVTVSGNLSTILLIRVSSQLHHPMYFFLSHLASVDIGISSSVTPNMLVNFMVERNTISCLGCGIQLSFGDIFGSVECFLLATMAYDRFVAICNPLLYSIKMSTQVCVQLVVGSYIGGLLNASFAMVSFFSFLFCGSNRVEHFFCDFAPLAELSCSDISVSVALVSCSAGSVTMLTVFIIVISYSYILITILKMSSTEGRQKAFSTCTSHLTAVTLFYGTITFIYVMPKSSYPTNQNKVVSVFYMVVIPMLNPLIYSLRNNEIKDALRRQLGKKTLS